A part of Bubalus bubalis isolate 160015118507 breed Murrah chromosome 6, NDDB_SH_1, whole genome shotgun sequence genomic DNA contains:
- the OVGP1 gene encoding oviduct-specific glycoprotein encodes MGKLLLCVGLLLVLKHHDGAAHKLVCYFTNWAFSRPGPASILPRDLDPFLCTHLVFAFASMSNNQIVPKDPQDEKILYPEFNKLKERNRGLKTLLSIGGWNFGTSRFTTMLSTFSNRERFVNSVIALLRTHGFDGLDLFFLYPGLRGSPARDRWTFVFLLEELLQAFKNEAQLTMRPRLLLSAAVSGDPHVIQKAYEARLLGRLLDFISILSYDLHGSWEKVTGHNSPLFSLPGDPKSSAYAMNYWRQLGVPPEKLLMGLPTYGRTFHLLKASQNELRAEAVGPASPGKYTKQAGFLAYYEICSFVRRAKKRWINDQYVPYAFKGKEWVGYDDAISFGYKAFFIKREHFGGAMVWTLDLDDFRGYFCGTGPFPLVHTLNNLLVNDEFSSTPSPKFWFSTAVNSSRIGPEMPTMTRDLTTGLGILPPGGEAVATETHRKSETMTITPRGEIATPTRTPLSFGRHTAAPEGKTESPGEKPLTTVGHLVVSPGGIAVGPVHLQTGQKVMPPGRKAGVPEKVTTSSGKMTVTPDGQAETLERRL; translated from the exons gGCTGCTCCTTGTGCTGAAACACCATGATG GTGCTGCCCACAAGCTGGTGTGTTATTTCACCAACTGGGCATTCAGTCGGCCCGGCCCTGCCTCGATCCTGCCTCGGGATCTGGACCCGTTTCTCTGCACCCACCTGGTATTTGCCTTTGCCTCGATGAGCAACAATCAGATTGTTCCTAAGGATCCCCAGGATGAGAAAATCCTCTACCCAGAGTTCAACAAGCTCAAGGAGAG GAACAGAGGGCTGAAAACGCTGCTGTCCATCGGAGGGTGGAACTTCGGCACCTCGAG GTTCACCACAATGCTGTCCACATTTTCCAACCGGGAAAGGTTTGTCAATTCAGTGATTGCCCTCCTGAGGACACATGGCTTTGATGGTCTGGACCTCTTCTTCTTGTACCCTGGACTCAGAGGCAGCCCTGCGCGTGACCGCTGGACCTTTGTCTTCTTACTTGAA GAGCTCCTGCAGGCCTTCAAGAATGAGGCCCAGCTCACCATGCGTCCAAGGCTGCTGCTGtctgctgctgtctctggggacCCCCATGTCATCCAGAAAGCGTATGAAGCACGCCTTCTGGGCAG ACTCCTGGATTTCATCAGCATCTTGTCTTACGACTTACATGGAAGCTGGGAAAAGGTCACAGGACACAATAGCCCTCTGTTCTCTCTTCCTGGAGACCCCAAATCTTCg GCATATGCCATGAATTACTGGCGACAGCTTGGGGTCCCCCCTGAGAAGCTCCTCATGGGGCTCCCCACCTATGGACGTACTTTTCACCTCCTCAAAGCTTCTCAGAATGAGCTGAGGGCAGAAGCTGTGGGACCAGCATCTCCAGGGAAGTACACCAAGCAAGCTGGCTTCTTGGCTTATTATGAG ATTTGCTCCTTTGTCCGGAGAGCGAAGAAGCGCTGGATTAATGATCAGTATGTCCCATATGCCTTCAAGGGGAAGGAGTGGGTTGGCTATGATGATGCCATCAGCTTCGGTTACAAG GCATTTTTCATAAAGAGAGAGCATTTTGGGGGGGCCATGGTGTGGACATTGGACCTGGATGACTTCAGGGGCTATTTCTGCGGCACTGGCCCTTTCCCCCTTGTCCACACGTTGAATAATCTCCTGGTGAATGATG AGTTCAGCTCAACTCCTTCACCAAAATTTTGGTTCTCAACTGCTGTGAATTCTTCAAGAATTGGCCCTGAAATGCCAACTATGACCAGGGATTTGACCACTGGTTTGGGCATTTTGCCCCCAGGAGGAGAGGCTGTGGCCACTGAGACTCATAGAAAGTCTGAAACTATGACCATAACCCCCAGAGGTGAGATTGCAACCCCTACAAGGACCCCTCTATCCTTTGGAAGGCACACTGCTGCTCCAGAAGGGAAGACTGAGAGCCCTGGAGAGAAGCCCCTGACCACTGTGGGCCATCTGGTGGTGAGCCCTGGAGGCATAGCTGTGGGTCCCGTGCACCTTCAGACTGGACAGAAGGTCATGCCCCCAGGAAGGAAGGCTGGAGTCCCTGAGAAGGTGACCACCTCCTCCGGAAAGATGACAGTCACCCCTGATGGGCAGGCTGAGACTCTGGAGAGGAGACTTTGA